The following proteins come from a genomic window of Pichia kudriavzevii chromosome 1, complete sequence:
- a CDS encoding uncharacterized protein (PKUD0A05390), producing MVEEALVEHRLDSQKLLGDKQVIDAFDGILVVLHRALVYYIEIAGHLTLAFEKVYDSSITIDSVKYYDGKLFVAYRGCDYALKKENIMLDVLDYQLEVLSKGSFQDASFNKGEVVTAFKLIFNYLMVVLESYNYIVLPLLSGDAYRMLYTANDNNIFFIFESCGPALYKREIQKTASGCKLIDIPWSVKQVIKYCKSDDYFCVQEFNTDYIIFSSENKISYFSFTDPSNYFTVDFHGPITSSTKWNDQIIVVFDDKSIFTLDINSKEYHPLIEPITVWTNSIQNTSNLLILHSPKTGLVTINKRTLQVGYARDTIHTFQRMNASVAAVYAFYSPEDNLIVAYSDGGDSILIKHEDDYTYKYLSNVISIKSAVCNHFNFKENTIILSFAGVYLVSYPLQVIAEFPIDDPLDIKYDYKLDRFIVSTYSNNETGISSLYILTPGLQLDKRMDKKAHFGFYLDVGTQGFFDNTKYYSYIDNKRKESFDVKHRPTDTTDFIYQHNCLIYKSAYDFVCCERSTGVETVTPRITSFTKIDEDRVLLFFNETVSVFDVRTKQVEELLKGKRAFKPTDINLHILDVDNKVKLKLKKGRFLTSISSFYTVIEYEST from the coding sequence ATGGTAGAAGAAGCGTTGGTGGAACATAGACTAGACTCGCAGAAACTTCTTGGTGATAAACAAGTGATTGATGCTTTTGACGGTATTTTAGTTGTACTGCACAGAGCATTAGTGTattatattgaaattgcaGGGCATTTGACATTagcatttgaaaaagtttatgattcatcaataacCATTGATTCAGTGAAGTACTATGATGGTAAACTTTTTGTTGCTTATAGGGGGTGTGATTATGCTctaaagaaagaaaatatcatGTTGGACGTACTTGATTACCAATTGGAGGTGTTATCGAAAGGGTCCTTTCAGGATGCTTCCTTTAACAAAGGTGAAGTTGTTACTGCCTTCAAACTGATATTCAATTATCTCATGGTTGTCCTTGAGAGTTACAATTACATTGTTTTACCACTTTTATCTGGGGATGCATACCGGATGTTATACACAGCAAATGATAATaacatatttttcatatttGAATCATGTGGACCGGCATTGTACAAGCgggaaatacaaaaaacTGCCTCTGGTTGTAAACTTATAGACATTCCATGGAGCGTTAAGCAAGTGATTAAATACTGTAAATCAGATGATTACTTTTGTGTTCAAGAATTCAATACAGATTACATCATTTTTTCCAGTGAGAACAAGATAAGCTATTTTTCATTCACTGACCCTTCGAATTATTTCACAGTCGATTTCCACGGCCCCATAACATCCTCTACCAAATGGAACGACCAAATTATTGTGGTTTTTGATGACAAATCTATCTTTACTCTGGATATTAACAGTAAAGAATATCATCCTCTCATCGAGCCAATTACGGTTTGGACTAACTCAATTCAAAACACCTCCAACCTGTTGATACTACATTCTCCCAAGACTGGCCTGGTGACAATAAATAAACGTACCCTTCAAGTAGGGTACGCCAGAGATACCATTCatacttttcaaagaatgaaTGCCTCTGTCGCTGCTGTTTATGCATTTTATTCCCCAGAGGATAATCTGATTGTTGCTTACTCAGATGGTGGTGATAGCATTCTTATCAAACATGAGGATGATTATACCTACAAGTATCTTTCAAATGTCATTAGTATAAAAAGTGCGGTCTGTAATCACTTTAactttaaagaaaatacaatCATCCTTTCCTTTGCTGGTGTTTATCTTGTTTCATACCCTCTTCAAGTGATTGCGGAGTTCCCCATCGATGATCCCTTAGATATCAAATATGACTACAAGCTAGATAGATTTATTGTAAGCACTTATTCCAATAATGAAACAGGTATTTCCAGTTTGTATATTCTCACACCAGGGTTGCAGTTGGACAAGCGCATGGATAAGAAAGCACATTTTGGATTTTATCTTGATGTTGGAACACAGGGATTCTTTGACAATACGAAATATTATTCATACATTGataacaaaagaaaggaatCTTTTGATGTTAAGCATAGGCCCACTGATACCACAGACTTTATTTACCAACACAATTGTCTCATATATAAATCCGCTTATGATTTTGTATGTTGTGAGCGTTCAACAGGTGTTGAGACTGTTACTCCCAGGATCACGTCTTTTAccaaaattgatgaagaccGCgtattgttatttttcaatgaaacCGTATCAGTGTTTGACGTCAGAACAAAACAAGTTGAGGAACTATTGAAGGGAAAACGAGCATTCAAGCCAACAGATATAAACCTCCATATTTTGGACGTTGATAATAAAGTAAAACTGAAACTAAAGAAGGGCAGGTTTCTCACCAGCATTTCCAGTTTTTACACTGTGATTGAATACGAAAGCACTTAA
- a CDS encoding uncharacterized protein (PKUD0A05380; similar to Saccharomyces cerevisiae YMR074C; ancestral locus Anc_2.537): protein MDDSELQAIRAARLQEMQRNAAGGGPSPGSTAGQATGASSNQNDAIMSQLLTPEAKQRLNRVRMVKPDRVQGVENYLLRLYQSGGLRNKVQEKDIVDILDKIANEERKNATTTIRFERRDYEGGDRDQNDKDDSEDDFFDE from the coding sequence ATGGACGATTCAGAACTACAGGCAATACGGGCTGCACGTTTGCAGGAAATGCAAAGAAACGCTGCTGGGGGCGGACCTTCTCCAGGATCAACTGCAGGGCAAGCTACTGGTGCCTCAAGCAATCAAAATGATGCCATTATGAGCCAACTATTAACACCAGAGGCAAAGCAAAGACTCAACCGTGTGCGGATGGTGAAACCAGATCGTGTGCAAGGTGTCGAAAACTATCTACTGAGGTTGTATCAAAGCGGGGGGCTTAGGAACAAGGTCCAAGAGAAAgacattgttgatatcTTAGACAAAATAGCAAACGAGGAGAGGAAAAATGCAACTACAACTATCAGATTTGAAAGGAGGGATTATGAAGGCGGTGACAGGGATCAAAACGACAAGGACGACTCTGAAGAcgatttctttgatgaatGA
- a CDS encoding uncharacterized protein (PKUD0A05360) has protein sequence MINCVDQQHRFVYSLSVTLIQRAMIVLLDNTLHAYDDPVRLFFDYVRYISRQVTIFRVISTQTSSISEYLTNAKTTGDYLKGEVGPTNFREIWSGQRYGPAFNASIEKYKDIHSKKDDYVSIIPLVNQHDEFLKRWYILNEARSHFKLPHEIAIDPVKRLVKSLKSAIRHFSRNIDVPYPDPNWVLNYFIVTPNQEKKIKEMLKIMKGMGVPLPIVSIVDIIKEYQDVLLEMKCSKFLKDSVPVSDFARYCIVLRHHIFGADPRARKDLVLFWKLIWEEWNCTSDEERSRKMIGDVGLHRGWADDDEMGLFIESSEGSEEEISWNIDDSLECVLEDTIGESSTYTSDVSPRPIAKELVTHPNEGFTDSRFDVDITDTNRTLSLEDTQSLAGADATDITHDLHKEDQTIDLELKAACAKSSEPQIVLENQDYNEDKSHMSTSSVSENLDINKNELEMTLVSDHLNETPNEIKGADKETKDEIHVENLGTCELSLVSDTYTSRLSKISPTSPGYDADTNEELCDIDNVNIDQILEDGIEQYFPQSKIVPAKSFRSDSIFSAISTATDIDPDLFKEPGALTAMLDVSSSSAGSSALNSELDNDDIIIPLRSLEGKDETIPEKIDMFEKLSGHTRKHRQLNHGISYEDTVASEAETENVKRILKPAIKRADTSTVLELKEFIENKPELISLKTVTDFEDPRKAIAKKHSVKKGRSISEIFSALLDDNMRDLSVSAEYKNKIVRPQDLYNRIKIDSDKPWELLSRRTKEKYYGAFLRRYDDVINTPESGKLVLSDLLEIVKVCVDFNDYKHKVIQYAINIVDQDDLSSRQSSTDNDNSDIESLMSLKSRNSHRSIQSLANNQFISSMNMQRGSSNNSFNSMQGLFKTENS, from the coding sequence ATGATTAATTGTGTAGATCAACAACATCGATTTGTTTATTCTTTAAGTGTAACCTTAATTCAACGAGCAATGATCGTACTTCTGGACAATACCCTTCATGCTTATGATGATCCTGTGCGACTATTCTTTGATTATGTGCGGTATATATCCCGCCAGGTAACTATATTTCGTGTTATATCTACAcaaacatcttcaatttctgaGTATCTTACAAATGCCAAAACTACGGGAGACTATCTCAAGGGGGAAGTTGGACCCACAAATTTTAGGGAGATTTGGAGTGGACAACGATACGGGCCTGCTTTCAATGCAagcattgaaaaatataaagacATTCATTCAAAAAAGGACGATTATGTAAGTATTATACCATTAGTCAATCAACATGACgaattcttgaaaagaTGGTATATTTTAAATGAGGCAAGATCTCACTTTAAGTTACCACATGAAATAGCTATTGATCCTGTAAAAAGATTGGTAAAGTCTTTAAAATCGGCTATTCGACATTTTAGTCGGAACATTGATGTCCCGTACCCAGATCCAAATTGGGTTCTCAATTACTTTATTGTTACACCTAACCAggagaaaaagataaaagaaatgctgaaaataatgaaggGAATGGGTGTCCCATTGCCAATAGTAAGCATTGTTGATATCATCAAAGAGTACCAAGATGTTTTACTCGAAATGAAATGCTCTAAATTTTTGAAGGATTCTGTTCCGGTGAGTGACTTTGCAAGGTATTGTATTGTGTTGCGGCATCATATATTTGGAGCAGATCCAAGGGCGAGGAAggatttggttttgttttggaaaCTTATCTGGGAAGAGTGGAATTGTACAAGCGATGAGGAGAGAAGTAGGAAAATGATTGGGGATGTTGGGTTGCATCGAGGTTGGgcagatgatgatgaaatgggATTGTTTATTGAATCAAGTGAGGGCagtgaggaagaaattAGCTggaatattgatgattctcTTGAGTGTGTACTTGAAGATACCATTGGTGAATCCAGCACTTACACCTCTGATGTCTCACCACGTCCTATTGCCAAAGAGCTCGTAACCCATCCAAACGAAGGTTTCACAGATAGTAGATTTGACGTTGATATTACTGATACAAACCGAACATTGAGCCTCGAAGATACACAGTCTCTAGCCGGTGCTGATGCCACCGATATCACACATGATTTACATAAAGAAGATCAAACCATAGATTTGGAGCTAAAAGCAGCTTGTGCTAAAAGTTCAGAACCTCAGatagttttggaaaatcaaGATTACAATGAAGACAAGTCACATATGTCAACCAGTTCTGTCAGCGAAAATCTAGAcataaataaaaatgagTTGGAAATGACACTGGTTTCAGATCACTTAAATGAAACTCCCAACGAAATTAAGGGGGCagataaagaaacaaaagatgaGATTCATGTCGAAAATCTGGGTACTTGTGAACTTTCATTGGTCTCGGATACCTATACATCTCGACTATCGAAAATTTCTCCTACATCTCCAGGATATGATGCAGATACGAATGAGGAACTATGCGATATTGATAACGTTAATATAGATCAAATACTAGAAGATGGTATTGAGCAATATTTTCCTCAGTCTAAAATTGTACCAGCAAAAAGCTTTAGATCCGATTCAATTTTCTCGGCCATTTCTACAGCAACAGATATTGATCCAgatcttttcaaagaacCTGGTGCCTTAACGGCAATGCTTGatgtttcttcatcatccGCGGGCTCCAGTGCATTGAACTCCGAGcttgataatgatgatataaTTATACCCCTAAGGTCCcttgaaggaaaagacGAAACTATTCCTGAAAAGATAGacatgtttgaaaaattaagtGGACACACGCGTAAGCATAGGCAATTAAACCATGGCATATCTTACGAAGACACAGTGGCAAGTGAAgctgaaactgaaaatgtCAAGAGGATTCTTAAGCCAGCTATCAAAAGAGCCGATACCAGTACTGTTTTAGAACTCAAggaatttattgaaaataagcCGGAGCTTATATCACTAAAAACAGTAACAGATTTTGAAGACCCCAGAAAAGCAATTGCCAAAAAACATTCTGTGAAGAAAGGTAGATCTATATCCGAAATATTTTCAGCATTGTTGGATGACAACATGAGAGACCTCTCTGTTTCGGCGGAGTATAAAAACAAGATCGTCAGACCACAAGATTTGTACAATAGAATAAAAATTGATTCTGATAAACCGTGGGAACTATTATCGAGACgaacaaaagagaaatatTATGGAGCATTTTTGAGAAGATATGATGATGTCATCAACACCCCTGAGAGTGGGAAACTTGTACTGTCGGATCTTTTAGAGATAGTTAAAGTTTGCGTTGACTTCAATGATTACAAACATAAAGTAATTCAATATGCTATAAATATAGTTGACCAGGATGATCTTTCGTCCAGGCAAAGTAGTACTGACAATGATAATTCAGACATTGAAAGCTTAATGAGCCTGAAGAGTAGGAATAGTCATCGGAGTATTCAGAGTCTAGCAAACAACCAATTCATATCATCGATGAATATGCAAAGAGGATCGTCAAATAATAGCTTCAACAGTATGCAGGGTTTattcaaaacagaaaattCGTAG
- a CDS encoding uncharacterized protein (PKUD0A05410; similar to Saccharomyces cerevisiae YLR412W (BER1); ancestral locus Anc_4.279) — MIVAIRQMKNEARLQDSFKEKLRVLQRGDVVQEILSNISGIDVLFVRCLGLGSVSVSYLAMYQLCLLKLVVDYLNQNLNERNKEESEMVEIKVSLWDPVFSHEDKEFFENHLKYTVEEEFKCDPSSVLYYMPHFPVSIFESVLTEEKPKFILANDLTAYAIKFPETKYFSQYPNCARLTKLITNKAKEESVEKENCTAVKPPDDGFQIVKKKNRKKKNSLVYQPPVIDYGFETAYFKKVKSSIIREGNNTDNPWSSAFTDMSFMVID; from the coding sequence ATGATAGTTGCGATACGTCAGATGAAGAACGAAGCTAGATTGCAGGACTCTTTTAAGGAAAAGCTGCGAGTGCTTCAAAGAGGAGATGTTGTGCAAGAAATACTAAGCAACATCTCTGGTATTGATGTTCTTTTTGTGAGATGTCTCGGTTTAGGTTCCGTTTCTGTCTCATACTTAGCGATGTATCAACTCTGTCTGCTTAAGCTTGTAGTAGATTACTTAAATCAGAATCTGaatgaaagaaacaagGAAGAGTCTGAGATGGTGGAAATCAAAGTAAGTCTATGGGACCCAGTCTTTTCTCATGAAGACAAAGAGTTTTTCGAAAACCACCTCAAATACACCGTTGAGGAAGAGTTTAAGTGTGATCCATCAAGTGTGCTGTACTATATGCCACACTTCCCAGTTTCGATTTTTGAGTCCGTGTTGactgaagaaaaaccaaagtTTATTCTAGCCAATGATCTCACAGCTTACGCCATCAAATTTCCTGAAACTAAATACTTTAGCCAATATCCAAATTGTGCTCGTTTGACGAAGCTTATAACAAATaaagcaaaagaagaatcggttgagaaagaaaactgTACAGCTGTGAAACCACCAGATGATGGATTTCAAATagtcaagaaaaaaaacagaaagaagaaaaactcCTTGGTTTATCAACCTCCTGTTATCGACTATGGCTTTGAAACTGCATACTTCAAGAAGGTGAAATCTAGTATTATTAGAGAAGGAAACAACACTGATAATCCATGGTCTTCAGCCTTTACAGACATGTCTTTTATGGTGATTGATTAG
- a CDS encoding uncharacterized protein (PKUD0A05400; similar to Saccharomyces cerevisiae YDL205C (HEM3); ancestral locus Anc_8.456) yields the protein MSHIVRIPNVFDHNSDLPIPAIDFKDSTVKIGSRKSALAVKQSEIVAKHIAKNYPRLNSTITKVSTLGDQVQNRPLYSFGGKALWTKELEILLLENVGEFEQIDLIAHSLKDMPTILPDDFELGCIIEREDPRDALVMKKGSPYKSLADLPAGSIVGTSSVRRSAQINRNFPNLVFKSVRGNIQTRVQKLDAEDSEYACIILAAAGLIRCDMKDRITKYLNEDEMYHAVGQGAIGVEIRKDNEKMRLLCSVIGDRKTTWKCLAERSLLRTLEGGCSVPVGVWTTVSSYNVLKLKAIVLSVDGSESVEDFVEKQLTCEKDAFDAGIELADKLIAKGAKKILDEINFSKIKEVKEMGLSNPQ from the exons ATGTCCCATATTGTTCGTATACCCAATGTCTTTGATCACAACTCTGACCTCCCAATACCTGCTATAGATTTTAAAGATTCCACTGTTAAGATTGGATCTAGAAAATCGGCGTTGGCTGTGAAGCAATCCGAGATTGTTGCCAAACATATTGCCAAAAACTACCCACGGTTAAATTCCACTATAACCAAAGTCTCCACATTAGGCGACCAAGTTCAAAATAGACCTCTTTATTCGTTTGGAGGTAAAGCATTATGGACAAAGGAGCTTGAGATTCTATTGCTTGAAAACGTTGGAGagtttgaacaaattgatcTCATTGCACATTCACTAAAAGACATGCCTACGATCTTACCAGATGACTTTGAGTTAGGCTGCATTatagaaagagaag ATCCAAGAGATGCACTTGTCATGAAAAAAGGCTCTCCGTATAAATCACTGGCCGATTTACCAGCTGGAAGTATAGTTGGAACATCGTCGGTTCGTAGGTCTGCACAAATTAATAGAAATTTTCCGAATTTGGTATTCAAGTCTGTGCGAGGAAATATCCAGACTAGAGTTCAAAAGTTAGACGCAGAAGATTCCGAATATGCCTGTATTATATTAGCTGCTGCGGGGTTAATTCGTTGCGACATGAAGGACAGAATTACCaaatatttgaatgaaGACGAAATGTATCATGCAGTAGGACAAGGTGCTATTGGTGTGGAGATAAGGAAAGACAATGAAAAGATGAGACTTCTTTGTAGTGTTATTGGAGACCGTAAAACCACCTGGAAATGTTTAGCAGAACGTAGTTTACTCAGAACCTTAGAAGGCGGTTGTTCTGTCCCTGTTGGTGTATGGACCACAGTTTCAAGCTATAATGtcctgaaattgaaagcTATCGTTCTAAGTGTGGATGGTAGTGAAAGTGTGGAAGATTTTGTTGAGAAGCAGCTAACATGCGAAAAAGATGCTTTTGATGCGGGTATCGAGTTAGCTGATAAACTCATTGCTAAGGGTGCCAAAAAAATCTTGGACGAAATCAACTTCAGTAAGATTAAAGAAGTCAAAGAAATGGGATTGTCGAATCCCCAATAA
- a CDS encoding uncharacterized protein (PKUD0A05420; similar to Saccharomyces cerevisiae YBR141C; ancestral locus Anc_3.123): MVKRSRKQSKLLSGCAKRPGISVVQKSEKRIPKTLKPLRARQLIRRFHVLIKYRNSILNKLQILVKADDTNFEETYKCYIISNKDLKKVYKEEWEKRWKELKINKTPESVIDPRTNDHIKGNETKEDLVKVLGRIDSEIEKRGGLETYQIASTLGQDGKRGGDSSKMLVKWLKELQWKPSKGTALEIGCLSSTNEISKSKIFDRITRIDLHSQEPGLIEEQDFLERPRPENESEKFDCISCSLVVNFVPNPEQRGEMLCRICEFLNEPDKLNNRSLLFFVIPLPCVENSRYFDVSLMNLVFEKLGFEQVKYHKTHKLAYWLLSWKGSSHVDLKFTLKKKEILSGGNRNNFCIVIK; this comes from the coding sequence ATGGTGAAGAGatcaagaaaacaaagtaAGTTGTTATCTGGCTGTGCTAAAAGACCTGGAATATCAGTAGTGCAGAAAAGCGAAAAACGAATACCTAAAACTTTAAAGCCACTCCGTGCAAGACAGCTGATTCGTCGATTTCATGTCTTAATAAAATATAGGAACTCAATTTTAAATAAACTTCAGATATTGGTCAAAGCAGATGATAcaaactttgaagaaacgTACAAGTGTTACATCATATCAAATAAAGATCTTAAAAAGGTATACAAAGAAGAGTGGGAGAAAAGATGGAAAGAGttaaaaatcaataaaactCCAGAATCCGTCATTGATCCACGGACAAACGATCACATTAAAGGTAACGAAACAAAGGAAGATTTAGTGAAAGTGTTGGGACGTATAGATTcagaaattgagaaaagaGGTGGGTTAGAAACATATCAAATTGCTAGTACACTTGGGCAAGATGGAAAACGCGGAGGCGATTCTAGTAAAATGCTAGTCAAATGGCTAAAAGAGCTTCAATGGAAACCTTCTAAGGGGACTGCCCTAGAAATTGGATGCTTGTCATCAACGAatgaaatttccaaatccaaGATATTCGATAGAATTACTCGAATTGATTTGCATAGCCAGGAACCTGGGTTAATAGAGGAACAGGATTTCCTAGAGAGGCCCCGTCCTGAGAATGAAAGCGAAAAATTCGATTGCATTAGCTGTTCCCTAGTGGTGAATTTCGTTCCTAATCCAGAACAACGTGGAGAAATGCTATGCCGCATATGTGAATTTCTGAATGAACCGGATAAATTAAATAACCGCAGTCTATTGTTTTTCGTGATTCCACTACCGTGTGTTGAAAATTCAAGGTACTTTGATGTAAGCTTGATGAATTTGGTTTTCGAGAAGCTTGGTTTTGAACAGGTGAAATACCACAAAACTCATAAGTTAGCATACTGGCTGTTATCATGGAAAGGATCCAGTCATGTGGATTTGAAATTcactttgaaaaagaaggaaattTTGAGTGGAGGTAATAGAAACAACTTTTGCATTGTAATTAAATAA
- a CDS encoding uncharacterized protein (PKUD0A05350; similar to Saccharomyces cerevisiae YMR073C (IRC21); ancestral locus Anc_2.536) has translation MDSNNIKQGRLVNENRQEQRKPKTVFIRVPSNVTHENVSQNQRLFPMAGSPQIASANKREKVRLAPHHSAMDWERRKKTTNVRNLHPSEFPLRVTKEELKKHRNKDDCWVAFGDKIYNITAYLDYHPGGVDILLKNAGRDCTALFMKYHRWVNYERILDGCFIGFLVT, from the coding sequence ATGGACTCAAATAACATAAAACAGGGAAGGCTAGTGAATGAAAACAGACAAGAGCAAAGAAAGCCCAAAACAGTGTTCATTAGGGTGCCTAGTAATGTAACACATGAGAATGTTTCACAGAATCAGCGGTTATTCCCCATGGCTGGATCGCCACAGATTGCGTCAGCAAACAAAAGGGAGAAAGTGAGGTTAGCACCTCATCATTCTGCAATGGATTGGGAGCGTCGGAAAAAGACAACAAATGTCAGAAACCTCCACCCTTCTGAATTTCCCTTACGTGTGACCAAGGAAGAGCTGAAAAAACACCGAAATAAGGATGATTGTTGGGTTGCATTTGGtgataaaatatataatatTACAGCATATTTAGACTACCACCCAGGTGGTGTTGACATCCTTCTAAAAAATGCAGGTAGAGATTGTACGGCCTTGTTCATGAAGTATCATAGATGGGTTAATTATGAAAGAATTTTAGATGGATGCTTCATTGGATTTTTGGTTACATAA
- a CDS encoding uncharacterized protein (PKUD0A05370; Pfam Domains: Cu_amine_oxid(7.2e-172)), with protein MAPHPFDQISDEEVRITVKLIKDAYPNDKPVFAQIDRLDPAKNLMVPYLEAERQGIAPPLIPRRAYAYFYIDQEFHKALINLTFKHIICDERLPEGVIGPLIPDQVEEIEQLSVNHPVCKAEIEKLCLPDNIHVVCDPWIYGTDDPNEKRLLIQCYMYLANKNHTESNHYSLPLKFSPVFDGLTKEFVRMDYLPSGADEFVINDTTVWDEFPLVEYHPDLNGVTKLREVKPLIISQPEGVSFTVDNHKITWQDWEFYVVPNAREGAVIYDIHFKGRSIIYRLSLSEMTVPYGDPRAPFHRKQAFDLGDCGFGVNGNVLNLGCECLGVIKYMDNRAVTADGDVKIIPNTVCLHEQDAGILYKHVNYRTGNSVVARRREFVVQIIATVANYEYAVQYIFDQVGEIKISVRATGILSTMPIDRDVDVNYGTLVGPRVMAAYHQHLLSFRIDPALDGHNNTVVYDDVLKMPENTKLNPYNVGFYTERKYVEKAGHIDQSPFTNRAYKIINENVINPTSKKPVGYKIVMPARQMIMASPDSYNTKRAKFATEQIWVTKYKEDRIYAAGEFTNQSQNDTGLAVWANGEDDVRNTDNIVWCTLGFTHIPKPEDFPVMPVEMHEIGITPFGFFEKNPALDLPQANNAFNKSQLYEENRKNAKSVSSANCCKKASL; from the coding sequence ATGGCGCCACATCCATTCGATCAAATTTCCGACGAGGAAGTCAGAATTACCGTTAAGCTTATCAAAGATGCTTATCCAAATGATAAGCCTGTTTTTGCCCAAATTGACAGGTTAGATCCTGCAAAGAACCTGATGGTTCCTTATCTGGAAGCAGAAAGACAAGGTATTGCACCTCCGCTTATTCCAAGAAGAGCTTATGCTTACTTCTATATTGACCAAGAGTTTCATAAGGCTCTTATCAACCTTACCTTTAAACATATCATCTGCGATGAAAGACTACCTGAAGGTGTCATTGGCCCACTTATTCCTGATCAAGTTGAGGAGATTGAACAATTATCTGTAAACCACCCAGTGTGTAAAgcagaaattgaaaaattgtgTCTACCTGATAATATTCATGTTGTATGTGATCCTTGGATTTATGGTACTGATGATCCAAATGAAAAGAGACTCTTGATCCAATGCTACATGTATCTAGCGAATAAAAACCATACTGAATCTAATCATTATTCTTTACCTCTTAAATTTTCTCCTGTGTTTGATGGCTTAACAAAGGAATTTGTTAGAATGGACTACTTACCATCGGGTGCTGATGAATTTGTCATTAACGACACTACTGTTTGGGATGAATTCCCATTGGTTGAATACCACCCAGACTTGAACGGTGTCACCAAACTAAGAGAAGTCAAACCTTTGATCATCTCCCAACCTGAAGGTGTTTCCTTCACTGTTGACAACCATAAGATTACCTGGCAGGACTGGGAGTTTTATGTTGTTCCAAACGCAAGAGAGGGTGCTGTTATTTATGATATCCACTTCAAAGGTAGATCCATTATTTACAGGCTATCCTTGTCTGAGATGACTGTTCCGTATGGTGATCCAAGAGCTCCGTTCCATAGAAAGCAAGCTTTTGATTTAGGTGATTGTGGGTTCGGTGTTAATGGTAATGTCTTGAATCTAGGTTGCGAGTGCTTAGGTGTTATTAAGTACATGGACAACAGGGCTGTTACAGCTGATGGTGACGTCAAGATCATTCCAAATACTGTATGTTTGCACGAACAAGATGCTGGTATTTTGTATAAGCACGTTAACTACAGAACTGGCAATTCTGTTGTGGCTAGAAGACGGGAATTTGTTGTTCAAATTATCGCTACTGTTGCTAATTATGAATATGCAGTCCAGTATATCTTTGACCAAGTTGgggaaatcaaaatttctGTTAGAGCTACCGGTATCTTATCAACAATGCCAATTGATAGAGATGTGGATGTTAACTACGGTACATTAGTTGGACCAAGAGTCATGGCAGCCTATCACCAGCACCTCTTATCTTTCAGAATTGATCCAGCTCTTGATGGCCACAATAATACTGTTGTTTATGATGATGTCCTCAAAATGCCGGAAAATACTAAACTGAATCCATACAATGTTGGTTTCTACActgaaagaaaatatgTTGAAAAGGCGGGCCATATTGATCAATCACCATTCACAAACAGAGCATACAAGATTATCAATGAAAACGTCATCAATCCAACCTCTAAGAAACCTGTTGGTTACAAAATCGTCATGCCTGCAAGACAAATGATTATGGCTTCTCCAGATTCCTACAACACCAAAAGGGCTAAGTTTGCAACAGAACAAATTTGGGTCacaaaatataaagaagataGAATCTATGCTGCTGGTGAGTTTACCAACCAATCTCAGAATGATACTGGTTTAGCGGTTTGGGCTAATGGAGAAGATGACGTCAGAAATACTGATAACATTGTATGGTGTACTCTTGGTTTCACACATATTCCAAAGCCAGAAGATTTCCCTGTCATGCCTGTGGAAATGCATGAAATTGGTATTACTCCAtttggtttctttgaaaagaatcCAGCATTAGATTTACCACAAGCTAATAACGCTTTCAATAAATCACAACTATATGAGGAAAATCgtaaaaatgcaaaaagCGTTTCATCTGCAAACTGCTGCAAAAAAGCCTCACTATAA